One Pseudoalteromonas rubra genomic window, GGATAAGTACCATAAATACAAACTTGCCAGCTGACAGCCTGGACCGGGCTACGGATATCAATAGCACTGTTGTTACCCGCAGGTAAAACGTGTACTTCGGCTGCAGCATTAGAGGTGACCTCTACTTCGGGACCTGCGATCTGAACCGGGCTCAGGGGAGAGAATGCGGAGGGCGAAAAATAAGTTTGATCTTGAGGCTTACCTAAATAGCTGTCTGCAACAGGGCCTGGCAGGTTAGCCGCATTCTCGGCGACTGTCATGGTTGCTGTCGCAGCGCTCTGCACCGTTACGGCAGCTTGCGCAACATGCGTGTGCGAGGGCATTTGGTTAACCGTGAGCGTTGTTTGCTCAAGCCCCGTTTTCTGGCCTGGTACATAGGTGGATAAACCGGGCCCGGTGCCAAAACTGACAGGGCTGCGACCACGCAGATCTGCTACACCAAAAGAGGTGCGTCCATCGCCACCATAATAAGTGCCCATTATAGAAAATACAGCCTGAAACTGAGCGATAGAAAGCAACTGCCCGTGACAAGATGTGAAATTACGTACTGCAAAAGTACCTGAAAATGGCATTAACTCACCAATAAATGCGTCTACAGCCATACTCTTCACTCCCTAATATATTGTTGTTAAAAAGATTATAGTAAGAAGGACACTACCTTATCTTTGTCTGTAAGTACATTACTTTCTATTACACCATACTCGGATATTGATATGAAGAGCTGTGGCTTGTTCTTATAGAGCATCTAGCTAGCGGGTCCTAATTTGTCGGCTTGTTGTCTCATTGTACTTAAAGTTGGTGTGCTTTTCTGTCCAGGTGGGCAATTTTATAGGCAGCCCTGAGCATGACAATGAGCGCAACACAATTGAAGACTAAACTAAATATTGCTTCAAACGCCATAATATCCACATTGAAAGTACGCAAATACCTTGTGATTTGATCAACAATCTCGATAGCAATGCCTATCACAATCAGCATAAAGCCATAGTACTCAGAGGTGGCGTTCAGGATACTGTGTTGTTCAAGAGTTGGATCATTTTTACTTTCGAGCATACGTTTTGAAAAAATTTTCCGGCCATCCATGATGGCCCCAAAGCCAATTAGCAAAATAGTGATGGTCGACTCGTTGTCTATGACTTTCTGATAGCCATGCTGATCCAAGTGCCCTAGCAAATAGCGAATGTCTTCTGCGGTAATACTGCCAACCAGCAGGCTGATCAGGATCAGTGGAAACAGTAAAAATCCTCGGTTGAGTACAACCGCATAAATGATCTGTCGGGTTTTGGTCATAATTTTAAAAGTATGTAATTAAGGAAAAAACGGGCTCTTAACCGTTATGCTAGCGCGGTGCATGTTAGATATCAGCGCTAAAGTCCCGATTCAGGGGGAGAGTATAAAACAGGTCGGGGTAAAAAGTATCATGAACTGGTTATCAAACACCCCAAAATTTGCAGTTTTTAGCCAAAGAAGCTTGCGCTAGCAGGCTTCCTGAAGTGCATCGTAACTTACCTAGTCAGAATAGACGGCGGCAACTTTTGCCCAGGCTCCACCCGCTGTGCATCCCGATATTGAGAGTGTGATATTCGTTTTAGCTGCATGTGCGGCAAGCAAGGTGGACTTAAGAATTGGATCTGCCGATACATTACCTGCCCAGCCATTAAATCCAGGGCATTCCTGTTTGGCAGAATCATTGTAGTTTTTGTCTAGTCTTACGGCAATGCTGCCTGTTTCACTGGCAAAAAGTTTGATGATTTTGCCGCTCATTTCGAAACTAGCCAATGCTGAGCCTGAGAAGAGTAAAGCGGCAATGGGTAAAAGTGTTCTCATGGTAATACTCCCAAATTGTGGTTGTGTTTGTTCCTTACACGGGGATAGTAACAGCGCGAGTATTAGTACGCAATGGATGGTGTCTGGGTCGCAGACTCGTTTAGCGTTACACAAAAAGTTATGGCAACGAGAAGGCTGTCAGGGTGTGCCTTTGGCACACCAGGTAATGGAAGGGGGCTACATTGTTTTTGCTGTCAGAAGTGCCAGTTGGATCATCTCTTCGAAAGAAGATTGCCTGGCGTCACTGCTCAGATGCGTGTCCAGAGTGATGTGGTCAGCAACCGTTAAAATGGTCAGTGCCCTGGCACCATATTGTGCAGCAACACCATATAACCCGGCTGCTTCCATTTCTACTCCCAGGATCCCCATGTTATCCATCAGCTCAAACATCTCTGGCTGTGGCGTATAAAACAGGTCGGATGAAAAAACATTGCCAATCTGTACTTTTAGCGCGAGTGCCGAGGCAGTGTGAACACAGGCGTTGAGCAGGCTGAAGTCGGCAATGGCCGCAAAGTCATGATCTTTAAAGCGCATTCGGTTTACTTTTGAGTCGGTGCAGGCACCCATGGCAATAATAATATCGCGCAGTTGCACGTGTTTGGAAACCGCCCCACAGCTGCCCACACGGATCAGGTTTTTCACTTTGTACTCTGTGATTAACTCTTTGGCATAAATGGAGCAGCTGGGGATCCCCATGCCAGTGCCCATCACCGAGAGTCTGCGGCCCTGGAAAAAGCCGGTGTAACCCAGCATATTGCGCACCGTATTGACGACAGTCACATCATCCAGAAAGTGCTCCGCAATGAACTTGGCGCGCAGTGGGTCGCCCGGCAGTAATACGGTATCGGCGAAGGCATCGTCAGGCGCATTGATGTGGACTGTACCATGATGGTTGGCCTGCATTCTCAGTACCCTCCCTGAGCGTCACAGGCAGAGCCTGTTAGGGTTGCGAGTACATCACTGAGCAAACCAGACGCACCAAATCTGAAGTGCTGCTTGTTCACCCAGTCCGGACCCATTATTTGCCTGGCTTGCACCAGGTAGGCTTGGGCATCGGCAACTGTGCGCACACCCCCCGCAGCTTTAAAACCAACCTGTTTGCCACTGCTTTTGATGGCATTGAGCATCACCTGTGCGGCTTCTAAGGTGGCATTGACGCTGACCTTGCCGGTACTGGTTTTGATAAAGTCCGCACCAGCGTTGATTGCGATGCGCGACGCCTGCTCAATTAATTTTGGGGTTGCCAGTACACCGGATTCAATGATCACTTTGAGTTGTACGTGTGCACCACAAGCCTGCTTGCATTGTTCAATAAGCTGCTGGCCGATGTCAGGGGTACCAGCCATCAGGGCGTTATAGGGAAAGACCACATCCACTTCATCGGCGCCAAGTGCAACAGCTGTGCGGGTTTGTTCAACCGCTCTGGCTATATTGTCGTTGCCGTGTGGAAAGTTTGTAACTGTCGCAATGCGGATCCCAGCCGCCAGATGTTGCCTGGCTAGTGGAATATACCGGGGGTAAATACAAATCGCAGCCACATTGCCTACCGCTGAGCTGGCCTGCTGGCAAAGCTGGATGATATTTTGGTCGCATTCTGCGCCGCTCAGGCTGGTTAAATCCATGCAACTCAGTGCCAGCTGTGCGGCACGTTTGGGTGTTATTGAAGACATAGGAAGCTCCTGTTGTGCTGCCGATATGGTGTGGTCAGGCAGCAAAGAACCACTAACCCGAAAAACGAAGTGAGGACTTTGATCGAGCTGTGTTCACTCTCGTTTTGGGTACTCGAGTGGACTTGGTTCCGTGAAGACTCGACCCGGCGGGGCAAGCTAATTCCATTTAATCACCCCTGTATTGTCCGTGAGTTGATGGTGGTTTACCAGTACAAAAGCGCTGTCTCTTGATATAGCGCAAGGCGCGGTGGCAATCAGAATAGTGTGAAATAAAAAAGCCACTGTGGTCACAGTGGCTCAATATTAGGTGGTTGAGCGGTTACAGGGCGGCTTGTATCCGATTTTGGAGCCCATCTGCATCCAGGCCCATTTCAGTGTGCATCTGGTCTTGTGTACCATGCTTAATGAATTCATCTGGAATACCCAGATGCAATATTGGTTTAAGGATCTGTTTTGAGGCCAGATACTCGCTGACTGCACTACCAGCACCGCCTGCAATGGCATTGTCTTCCAATGTCACCAGCAGGTCATGCTCAGCTGCCAGCTTTGTAACCATGTCGCTATCAAGTGGCTTCACAAAGCGCATATCAACTAAAGTTGCATCCAGCGCCTCTGCGACCGGCTTTGCATTGTGCAGCAAGGTACCAAAGTTAAGAATGGCGACTTTTTTACCGGTACGTAGCAAGTTAGCTTTGCCCACTTTCAGCTCAGTCATCTGTGCTTCAATCTCTGCCTCACCTGCTGAGCCTCGCGGGTAGCGCACGGCGGCAGGTTGTTGCAGACGATGACCTGTGTAGAGCATCTGACGGCATTCATTCAGGTCGCTCGGCGCCATAATCACCATGTTGGGAATACAGCGCATAAAGCTTAGATCGTATGCCCCCTGATGCGTTTCGCCATCAGCCCCGACAATGCCTGCGCGGTCTATGGCAAACAAAACAGGCAGATTCTGTAATGCGACGTCGTGGATCAGTTGATCATAACCACGCTGCAAAAAGCTAGAATAAATGGCGACAACGGGGTTGAGCCCTTCACAGGCAAAACCGGCACCTAAAGTGACGGCATGCTGTTCAGCAATCGCTACATCAAAATACTGATTTGGGTGCTCTTTGGAAAAGCGCACCATGCCTGACCCTTCTCGCATCGCTGGGGTAATGGCCATCAGCTTACTGTCTTGCTCTGCCATGTCACATAACCAGTCACCGAACACTTTAGAAAAAGTCGGCGCAGCGGGTT contains:
- a CDS encoding phage tail protein, with the protein product MAVDAFIGELMPFSGTFAVRNFTSCHGQLLSIAQFQAVFSIMGTYYGGDGRTSFGVADLRGRSPVSFGTGPGLSTYVPGQKTGLEQTTLTVNQMPSHTHVAQAAVTVQSAATATMTVAENAANLPGPVADSYLGKPQDQTYFSPSAFSPLSPVQIAGPEVEVTSNAAAEVHVLPAGNNSAIDIRSPVQAVSWQVCIYGTYPSRAD
- the deoD gene encoding purine-nucleoside phosphorylase — protein: MQANHHGTVHINAPDDAFADTVLLPGDPLRAKFIAEHFLDDVTVVNTVRNMLGYTGFFQGRRLSVMGTGMGIPSCSIYAKELITEYKVKNLIRVGSCGAVSKHVQLRDIIIAMGACTDSKVNRMRFKDHDFAAIADFSLLNACVHTASALALKVQIGNVFSSDLFYTPQPEMFELMDNMGILGVEMEAAGLYGVAAQYGARALTILTVADHITLDTHLSSDARQSSFEEMIQLALLTAKTM
- the deoC gene encoding deoxyribose-phosphate aldolase, with amino-acid sequence MSSITPKRAAQLALSCMDLTSLSGAECDQNIIQLCQQASSAVGNVAAICIYPRYIPLARQHLAAGIRIATVTNFPHGNDNIARAVEQTRTAVALGADEVDVVFPYNALMAGTPDIGQQLIEQCKQACGAHVQLKVIIESGVLATPKLIEQASRIAINAGADFIKTSTGKVSVNATLEAAQVMLNAIKSSGKQVGFKAAGGVRTVADAQAYLVQARQIMGPDWVNKQHFRFGASGLLSDVLATLTGSACDAQGGY